A region of Domibacillus sp. DTU_2020_1001157_1_SI_ALB_TIR_016 DNA encodes the following proteins:
- a CDS encoding sugar phosphate nucleotidyltransferase — MKGILLCAGNGTRMQPFTFSLPKPLLPVMNRPLIDHAIEKFQAAGIQEIGLVINPSQQAIADHINAAYKDQKIELLVQREPLGIAHALRSVQDFIGEETFALLLGDNLLTGPLRALVQSAADGKSSLLLKRVPNPQEFGVAVVDKKQSRILKLEEKPSVPKSDLAVMGAYVFQPAIFDAINAIQPSGRGEYEITDAIQWLIDHDYPVTYRETLLPIFDVGTHSRWLEANTWMMAEQGQGQGEVSIGRNTSVEKCVFLGNVHIGDDCILENAVIGPNVSLQNGCVVKECRIENSILLANAAVHTRQSIRDSILGQGAVVKGDTIRGAVRCILGDKSVYELYEQE, encoded by the coding sequence ATGAAAGGAATACTTCTATGCGCTGGGAATGGTACGCGGATGCAGCCATTTACTTTTTCATTGCCAAAACCGCTATTGCCGGTAATGAACCGCCCGCTTATCGATCACGCAATTGAAAAGTTCCAGGCGGCCGGCATACAAGAGATTGGATTGGTCATCAATCCTTCTCAGCAGGCAATTGCCGATCATATAAACGCTGCATATAAAGACCAGAAAATTGAGTTGCTGGTTCAAAGAGAGCCACTGGGTATTGCACATGCGCTTCGTTCTGTACAAGATTTTATTGGAGAAGAGACATTCGCATTGCTTCTTGGTGACAACCTTTTAACCGGCCCGCTGCGTGCACTAGTTCAGTCAGCAGCGGACGGAAAGTCGTCTCTTCTTTTAAAACGGGTACCGAACCCGCAGGAATTTGGTGTTGCGGTAGTCGACAAGAAACAGAGTCGTATTTTAAAACTGGAAGAAAAACCTTCCGTACCAAAAAGTGATCTGGCAGTGATGGGTGCTTATGTATTTCAGCCTGCTATTTTCGATGCGATCAATGCTATTCAACCATCAGGACGTGGTGAATACGAGATTACCGATGCTATTCAGTGGCTGATCGACCATGATTATCCGGTGACGTATCGTGAAACACTTTTACCCATTTTTGACGTTGGGACGCACAGCCGCTGGCTAGAGGCGAACACATGGATGATGGCTGAACAGGGACAGGGACAGGGAGAAGTTAGCATTGGACGAAATACAAGTGTTGAAAAGTGTGTATTTCTGGGAAACGTGCATATTGGAGACGACTGTATACTGGAAAATGCGGTGATAGGACCAAACGTATCTTTGCAAAATGGCTGTGTAGTAAAAGAGTGCCGTATTGAAAACAGTATTTTGCTGGCGAATGCAGCTGTTCATACTCGTCAATCTATTCGTGATAGCATTTTAGGGCAGGGGGCAGTCGTAAAAGGAGATACGATTAGAGGTGCAGTTCGCTGCATCCTGGGAGACAAATCGGTATATGAACTATATGAGCAGGAATGA
- a CDS encoding glycosyltransferase produces MLRVAVVRGWYLPISETFIYSELVNVKSVSPIVCCKKIVNLEHFPFKPIYQYKDNDDLIDILRIQKISLIHARFGVTGADLLEVKKELGIPMLTSFHGFDLPTNAKSMRRYGDRLQHLFEQGDAFTVTSENMKEILIKYGCSPDKIFVHHSGINVSKFSYKKRTARENETITVLTVGRLVEKKGMEYLIEAVHRVHQHYPGIRLRIAGDGQLKRTLEKQVERLKLDGIVKFLGEVSHQAVVEEMKKAHLFALASTTDNVGNQEGIPNVLKEAMACGMPVLSTKHAGIPELVEDGKSGFLVPERDPVALAERLLHLVQHAEDWEKFGTHGRKTVEQFFNIDRQIENLERIYSLLLSK; encoded by the coding sequence ATGTTACGTGTGGCAGTTGTCAGAGGATGGTACCTTCCGATCAGTGAAACATTCATTTACTCTGAATTGGTAAATGTCAAATCGGTTTCCCCAATCGTTTGTTGCAAGAAGATCGTCAACCTTGAGCACTTTCCCTTTAAGCCTATCTACCAATACAAGGATAATGATGATCTGATAGACATCCTCCGCATTCAAAAAATCAGTCTGATTCACGCAAGGTTTGGTGTAACTGGAGCTGATTTGCTTGAAGTCAAAAAGGAGCTTGGAATCCCGATGTTGACTTCTTTTCATGGTTTTGACCTCCCGACAAATGCAAAGTCCATGCGAAGATATGGTGATCGGCTGCAGCATTTATTTGAACAGGGAGATGCATTCACAGTTACTTCAGAGAACATGAAAGAAATCCTTATCAAATACGGATGTTCTCCGGATAAAATATTTGTCCATCACAGCGGAATCAATGTAAGTAAGTTTTCATACAAAAAGCGCACAGCACGAGAGAACGAAACCATCACGGTCTTGACGGTCGGGAGGCTTGTTGAAAAGAAAGGAATGGAATACCTGATTGAAGCTGTTCATCGGGTTCATCAGCATTACCCGGGCATCAGGCTGCGCATTGCCGGGGATGGGCAGTTAAAACGGACGCTTGAAAAACAGGTAGAACGGCTGAAGTTGGATGGCATCGTCAAGTTCCTCGGGGAAGTTTCCCATCAGGCTGTAGTAGAAGAAATGAAAAAAGCCCATTTATTTGCCCTCGCCAGTACGACTGACAACGTCGGAAACCAAGAAGGAATTCCAAATGTTTTAAAAGAAGCCATGGCATGCGGTATGCCTGTGCTTTCGACAAAGCATGCAGGCATACCGGAGCTTGTAGAGGATGGAAAATCTGGATTTCTCGTACCGGAACGCGATCCCGTCGCATTGGCCGAGCGCTTGCTGCATCTTGTTCAGCACGCCGAGGATTGGGAAAAGTTCGGTACACACGGCCGAAAAACCGTTGAACAGTTCTTTAACATAGACAGACAAATTGAGAATTTAGAAAGAATATACAGCTTGCTGCTGTCAAAATAA
- a CDS encoding glycosyltransferase family 4 protein, producing the protein MKIALICSDRGPAPPVKGGAIQLLISKIAPLLAKTYEVTVFSVTDPSLPDTECTNGVCFERYDKDQFFQQVCERVKQVQFDVIQVYNRPGYIPLIREAVPRSKIILSLHNLVYNTLKVERSLAEAAFREADWIFTVSRFIAEDTAEKFPVASAKIQPLYTGVDLDDYSSIWSKRGRKWRNKIRSLYNLDSKDPVILFVGRLVPDKGCHLILGAMNEILKNVKHAKLLIVGSKWYADKSTSKYIERLKKLAREHEHSIVFASYVPVEEIPKYYAAADLFICPSQWKEPLARVHYEAMAAGLPVITTSRGGNHEVVRNGKNGIVIDDYKNPAAFAAASIDILNDPDKAIAMGKAGRKDVKNIYNFDRVTSDIALLYTKLFESSEQGTNSSS; encoded by the coding sequence ATGAAAATTGCTTTAATATGTTCAGACAGAGGCCCCGCCCCCCCTGTGAAGGGCGGAGCCATCCAATTATTAATCAGCAAAATTGCGCCATTGCTTGCAAAAACATATGAAGTTACGGTTTTCTCCGTCACTGATCCTTCCCTCCCCGATACAGAGTGTACAAATGGTGTTTGCTTCGAACGCTATGATAAGGACCAGTTTTTCCAGCAAGTTTGTGAAAGGGTAAAGCAAGTTCAGTTTGATGTGATCCAGGTTTACAACAGGCCAGGTTATATTCCATTGATTCGGGAGGCCGTCCCCCGCTCAAAGATCATCCTGTCACTCCACAACCTTGTATATAACACATTAAAAGTAGAAAGATCTCTTGCCGAAGCAGCATTCAGGGAAGCAGATTGGATTTTTACAGTCAGCAGGTTCATCGCTGAAGATACCGCTGAAAAGTTCCCGGTCGCTTCCGCTAAAATCCAGCCCCTTTACACGGGTGTAGATTTGGATGATTACTCATCCATTTGGTCAAAGAGAGGACGAAAATGGCGAAACAAAATTCGCTCATTATATAATCTCGATTCAAAGGATCCTGTCATTCTCTTTGTAGGCCGCCTTGTTCCGGACAAAGGATGCCACCTTATTTTAGGTGCAATGAACGAGATTTTGAAAAACGTCAAACATGCAAAATTGCTGATAGTTGGAAGCAAGTGGTATGCAGATAAATCAACCAGCAAATATATAGAGAGACTGAAGAAGCTAGCGAGGGAACATGAACATAGTATCGTATTCGCTTCCTATGTACCAGTGGAGGAAATTCCAAAGTATTACGCAGCCGCAGACCTTTTCATCTGTCCATCACAATGGAAGGAGCCGCTTGCAAGAGTGCATTATGAAGCAATGGCGGCAGGATTGCCAGTCATTACAACCAGCCGGGGCGGCAATCATGAGGTAGTGCGTAATGGGAAAAATGGGATTGTGATAGATGATTATAAAAATCCAGCGGCCTTCGCAGCCGCTTCGATTGACATCCTTAATGACCCAGATAAGGCTATCGCAATGGGGAAAGCGGGCCGAAAAGACGTCAAAAATATATATAACTTTGACCGGGTCACCTCGGATATCGCACTCCTCTATACAAAACTTTTTGAAAGCAGTGAGCAAGGGACAAATTCGTCCTCATAA
- a CDS encoding glycosyltransferase, translated as MIHYIVGKNLGHLNPCVANISKFKEISGEEVKIFAFSHTHEWLKSNLTNTEIHDSVHFRKGADQLLNADLLIHDWRDEVKETKKQRKGQGPIIGGIYHSDMSVSDKDTDWTKKFKEQIRAVSQRSTDIFFHINLTQPKEIPELTTLYVPIPIIARDITMHPAQVKSRLGIPADEPFILVQMGGGIGKFRYRYMDEWYEKINQLKGTYRIVVAGQLGSVNFPFNPKIIQAPLFENGRELVNAADLVISKPGMGILMDCISTGTPLLALPADTKEREVKNMMLKEIAGEESCVAEPDMPLPELEARIKQMISQKQYYEAAFSKVPHHGADIVAQSMKMLSGKSLVDLPDIYKQILKLTPFQVK; from the coding sequence TTGATTCATTATATTGTCGGGAAAAACCTGGGTCATTTGAATCCCTGTGTAGCCAATATTTCAAAGTTCAAGGAAATAAGCGGCGAAGAGGTGAAAATCTTTGCTTTTTCACATACACACGAATGGCTGAAGTCGAATCTCACTAATACAGAAATACATGATTCTGTACATTTTAGAAAAGGGGCAGATCAGCTTCTTAATGCCGACTTACTTATTCATGACTGGAGAGATGAAGTGAAGGAAACAAAAAAACAGCGGAAAGGCCAGGGACCCATCATAGGCGGAATTTATCATAGTGATATGAGTGTATCTGATAAAGATACAGATTGGACGAAAAAGTTTAAGGAACAAATCCGTGCGGTTTCCCAAAGATCAACAGATATCTTTTTTCACATCAATCTTACACAGCCAAAGGAAATTCCGGAATTGACTACTTTATATGTGCCAATCCCAATCATAGCCCGGGATATCACCATGCACCCGGCACAGGTGAAATCACGACTGGGGATTCCGGCAGATGAACCATTCATCCTCGTTCAAATGGGAGGAGGGATTGGAAAATTCCGCTACCGTTACATGGATGAATGGTATGAAAAAATCAATCAGTTGAAAGGAACGTACCGGATTGTTGTTGCAGGTCAGCTCGGGAGTGTGAACTTTCCATTCAATCCAAAAATAATCCAGGCACCGCTATTCGAAAACGGCCGGGAACTAGTGAATGCAGCTGATCTCGTAATAAGCAAGCCTGGAATGGGCATCTTGATGGACTGTATCTCTACAGGAACACCTTTGCTGGCATTGCCTGCAGATACAAAGGAACGAGAAGTCAAAAATATGATGCTGAAGGAGATTGCGGGGGAAGAATCTTGTGTCGCGGAGCCTGACATGCCCTTGCCGGAACTGGAAGCAAGAATAAAACAAATGATCAGCCAAAAACAGTATTACGAAGCAGCCTTTAGCAAAGTACCTCATCATGGGGCAGACATTGTAGCTCAATCGATGAAAATGCTGTCGGGGAAATCTCTGGTGGATTTGCCTGACATATATAAACAAATATTAAAACTGACGCCTTTTCAAGTAAAATAA
- a CDS encoding glycosyltransferase family A protein has protein sequence MPKISVVIPTYNRGEFTVHAVESVLAQTYKDYEIIVVDDGSTDDTEELLQQYKGRIRYIKQENQGPSAARNTGIRLAEGEYIAFCDSDDRFLPEKLEKQMEFIEKNPDCKFLYTWYHNVNDQGEYTKLRKPNTCKNKEHLQYFLFIRKFTIRTSTLLVHKNCFEKTGLFNEKYWYSQDWDMWLRLAAYYRGYCLEEPLAEYWLHEDNRSSLRVRIYHPEIIESTLKLYGWDDEKIAKLEEKYGKRRSQGGQYPSKNPGNGSNNPDINGGNSR, from the coding sequence TTGCCCAAGATAAGTGTCGTTATTCCCACTTATAATCGGGGAGAGTTTACCGTGCATGCAGTCGAGAGTGTCCTTGCTCAAACGTACAAGGATTATGAAATCATCGTTGTCGACGATGGTTCAACAGATGATACGGAAGAGCTGCTGCAGCAATATAAGGGTCGGATCCGCTATATAAAGCAGGAGAATCAAGGCCCTTCAGCTGCCAGGAATACCGGCATCCGCCTTGCGGAAGGTGAATACATCGCTTTTTGTGATTCGGATGACAGATTTCTGCCTGAGAAGCTCGAAAAACAAATGGAATTTATCGAAAAGAACCCTGACTGCAAATTTTTATATACCTGGTATCACAATGTGAATGATCAAGGGGAATACACAAAATTACGGAAGCCGAATACCTGTAAGAATAAAGAGCATTTACAATATTTTTTGTTTATCCGCAAATTTACGATCAGAACCTCTACTTTGCTGGTTCACAAGAACTGTTTTGAAAAAACGGGGCTTTTTAACGAAAAATATTGGTATTCACAGGATTGGGATATGTGGCTTCGGTTGGCTGCCTATTATCGTGGCTATTGTCTGGAAGAGCCTTTAGCTGAATATTGGCTCCATGAGGATAATCGCAGCAGCCTCAGGGTTAGAATCTATCATCCTGAAATTATCGAGTCGACACTAAAGCTTTATGGATGGGATGATGAGAAGATTGCTAAATTAGAAGAAAAGTATGGAAAAAGGCGAAGTCAAGGGGGACAATACCCGTCAAAAAATCCTGGAAACGGATCAAATAACCCTGATATCAACGGGGGTAACTCTAGATGA